Proteins found in one Rhodobacter capsulatus SB 1003 genomic segment:
- a CDS encoding glutamine synthetase family protein → MTQSPTGSTLQEAEDFLTAHPEIEAFDIVLHDANGIGRGKIIRRHELIGLYKGGRHLPISILGLDIVGEDVHETGLIWDQGDGDLRAWPIPGTLKALHGTNPPRGEVLMSMYHLDGALMTSDPRHALARQVQAMADEGLYPAGAFELEFFLLDPDTTQGVRPAAAVLDGRRSDWTEVYSVDHLHGMEPLFSDIYRAAEAMGIKAETVISEYAPGQYELTLHYRTDVMQAADDLVRLKRIVRLQARRHGVVACFMAKPIEKYAGSGMHFHVSLCDATGRNIFAEAVEGQWTDTIRHAIGGLRATMGESMLVFAPHGNSWRRFVGQSYAPVSPSWGVNNRSVALRIPAGEIKARRIEHRPSGVDANPYLVAATVLAGIRHGLKHQIDPGPETTGNGYAGDDSLKIPRDWREAIEAATASEFLKEALGADMHRTFTAIKAAEHGRVARWIADVDYALYLHNV, encoded by the coding sequence ATGACCCAATCGCCGACCGGCTCCACCCTGCAAGAAGCCGAAGACTTCCTGACCGCCCATCCCGAGATCGAGGCCTTTGACATCGTGCTGCACGATGCCAACGGCATCGGCCGCGGGAAGATCATCCGCCGCCACGAGCTGATCGGGCTATACAAGGGCGGGCGGCATCTGCCGATTTCGATCCTGGGCCTTGATATCGTGGGCGAGGACGTGCACGAGACCGGCCTGATCTGGGATCAGGGCGATGGCGATTTGCGCGCCTGGCCGATTCCCGGCACGCTGAAGGCGCTGCACGGCACCAACCCGCCGCGCGGCGAGGTCTTGATGAGCATGTATCATCTGGATGGCGCGCTGATGACCTCGGACCCGCGACATGCGCTGGCCCGCCAGGTGCAGGCGATGGCCGATGAGGGGCTTTATCCCGCGGGTGCGTTCGAGTTGGAATTCTTCCTGCTTGACCCCGACACGACCCAAGGCGTGCGGCCTGCGGCGGCGGTGCTGGACGGTCGGCGCAGCGACTGGACCGAGGTTTATTCGGTCGATCACCTGCACGGGATGGAGCCCTTGTTCTCCGATATCTACCGCGCCGCCGAGGCGATGGGGATCAAGGCCGAGACGGTGATTTCCGAATATGCGCCCGGGCAATATGAACTGACGCTGCATTACCGCACCGATGTCATGCAGGCGGCCGACGATCTGGTGCGATTGAAACGCATCGTCCGGCTGCAGGCGCGCAGGCATGGCGTCGTGGCCTGTTTCATGGCGAAACCGATCGAGAAATACGCGGGCTCGGGGATGCATTTCCACGTCAGCCTGTGCGACGCGACGGGCCGGAACATCTTCGCCGAGGCGGTGGAAGGGCAATGGACCGACACCATCCGCCACGCCATCGGGGGCTTGCGCGCGACGATGGGGGAATCGATGCTGGTCTTCGCGCCGCATGGCAATTCCTGGCGCCGCTTCGTCGGCCAAAGCTATGCGCCGGTCTCGCCCAGCTGGGGGGTGAACAACCGATCCGTGGCGCTGCGCATCCCGGCCGGGGAGATCAAGGCGCGGCGGATCGAGCATCGGCCCTCGGGCGTGGACGCGAACCCCTATCTGGTCGCGGCGACGGTTCTGGCCGGCATCCGGCACGGGCTGAAACACCAGATCGACCCGGGCCCGGAAACCACCGGCAACGGCTATGCAGGCGATGACAGCCTGAAAATCCCGCGCGACTGGCGCGAGGCGATCGAGGCGGCGACGGCGTCCGAGTTCCTGAAAGAGGCGCTGGGCGCGGACATGCATCGCACCTTCACCGCGATCAAGGCGGCGGAGCACGGCCGCGTCGCCCGCTGGATCGCAGATGTGGATTACGCGCTCTATCTGCACAACGTCTGA
- the dapA gene encoding 4-hydroxy-tetrahydrodipicolinate synthase gives MFKGSFPALVTPFSNGAVDWDTLKKLVDWHIAQGSHGLVPVGTTGESPTLSHEEHNEVVRVVVETAAKRVPVIAGAGSNATAEGIELIRHAEENGADAALVVTPYYNKPTQRGMVAHFTAMHDACNLPIIIYNIPGRSVVDMMPETMGQLAQLPRIVGVKDATGDLSRVAKQRMTCGADFLQLSGEDATAVGFNAMGGVGCISVTANVAPKLCAEMQEATLRGDYAKALEYQDLLLPLHIAIFMEPGVAGAKYAMSKLGLCSPEVRLPLTELTDGTKAALDAAMQHAGLI, from the coding sequence ATGTTCAAAGGGTCCTTCCCCGCACTCGTCACGCCGTTTTCAAACGGCGCCGTCGATTGGGACACGCTCAAGAAGCTTGTGGACTGGCACATCGCGCAGGGCAGCCACGGGCTTGTTCCGGTGGGCACGACGGGCGAAAGCCCGACGCTGAGCCATGAAGAACATAACGAAGTCGTGCGCGTCGTGGTGGAAACCGCGGCGAAACGCGTGCCGGTGATCGCGGGCGCGGGCTCGAATGCGACCGCCGAGGGGATCGAGCTGATCCGCCACGCCGAGGAAAACGGCGCCGATGCGGCGCTGGTCGTGACGCCCTATTACAACAAGCCGACGCAGCGGGGCATGGTGGCGCATTTCACCGCGATGCATGATGCCTGCAATCTGCCGATCATCATCTACAACATCCCCGGCCGCTCGGTCGTGGACATGATGCCCGAGACGATGGGGCAACTGGCGCAACTGCCGCGGATCGTCGGCGTCAAGGACGCGACCGGCGATCTGAGCCGGGTGGCCAAGCAGCGCATGACCTGCGGCGCCGATTTCCTCCAGCTTTCGGGCGAGGATGCGACGGCGGTGGGCTTCAACGCGATGGGCGGCGTCGGCTGCATTTCGGTGACCGCGAACGTCGCGCCGAAGCTTTGCGCCGAGATGCAGGAAGCCACCCTGCGCGGCGACTATGCGAAGGCGCTGGAATATCAGGATCTGCTGCTGCCGCTGCATATCGCGATCTTCATGGAGCCGGGCGTGGCCGGGGCGAAATATGCGATGTCGAAACTTGGCCTCTGCAGCCCCGAGGTGCGGCTGCCGCTGACCGAACTGACCGACGGGACCAAGGCCGCGCTTGACGCCGCGATGCAACACGCCGGGCTGATCTGA
- a CDS encoding lytic transglycosylase domain-containing protein: MIKPLSLAALLAVSTVFLPLAGRADDPVSLTRALAAAARTDWDQAAAEARLAGPLAFDLIEWQRLRAGKGSFADYADFAARRGDWPGMELLRKQGEAQLAGANPVEIVAYFGDGAPQTGTGALALIAARQAMGQRDKAAAVAEAAWRRLELTAEEQAAFLARYADLVAPFHGGRMQAALDQGRLARARAMLPLVSPGTKAVAAARIALQARTEGVDKLLQAVPERLAGSAGLARDRAVWRWRNSLEDGAAEIVLAFSKDAESLGDPKLWAEVRGQLARFFLRQGDPRLAYKIAARHRLPSDDADWGDLEWLAGFAALKLGDAPTALEHFEALEAGVSTPISKSRAAYWRGRALEVIGRVAEADQAWVEGAQWQTAYYGLLCAERIGAPLDPAFATPPALPDWKAAPFVSDPVFQAAQLLQTAGARDLAERFLLHLEERLPPEQIAPLARLAEEWHNAHLMLLLAKRAANEGVVLTRAYYPLPELNPAGLVVPEELALSIARRESEFDPAVISPVGARGMMQLMPETAKMMAKKLGEPYELRRLTSDPSYNVRLGSEYLAKLQEEFGTSPVLVAAGYNAGPGRPRRWISERGDPRQPAVDVVEWVEMIPFTETRTYVMRVAESLPVYRARLGRPDAGAVRFTDELRGNW; encoded by the coding sequence ATGATCAAACCTCTTTCCCTTGCCGCTTTGCTGGCGGTTTCCACGGTGTTTCTGCCCCTTGCCGGGCGGGCCGACGACCCCGTTTCCCTGACCCGCGCGCTGGCGGCGGCGGCAAGAACCGACTGGGATCAGGCCGCGGCCGAGGCCCGGCTGGCCGGTCCGCTTGCCTTCGATCTGATCGAATGGCAACGCCTGCGCGCGGGAAAGGGCAGTTTCGCCGATTACGCCGATTTCGCCGCCCGGCGGGGCGATTGGCCGGGCATGGAGCTTCTGCGCAAGCAGGGCGAGGCGCAGCTGGCGGGCGCCAATCCGGTCGAGATCGTGGCCTATTTCGGCGACGGCGCGCCGCAGACCGGCACCGGCGCCTTGGCGCTGATCGCGGCGCGGCAGGCGATGGGGCAGCGCGACAAGGCCGCCGCCGTGGCCGAGGCGGCCTGGCGCAGGCTCGAGCTGACAGCCGAGGAACAGGCCGCGTTTCTGGCCCGTTACGCCGATCTGGTCGCGCCGTTCCACGGCGGGCGGATGCAGGCGGCGCTGGATCAGGGCCGTCTGGCGCGGGCGCGGGCGATGCTGCCGCTGGTCAGCCCGGGCACGAAGGCGGTGGCCGCGGCGCGGATCGCGTTGCAGGCGCGGACCGAGGGGGTGGACAAGCTGCTGCAGGCGGTGCCCGAACGTCTGGCGGGATCGGCCGGGCTGGCGCGCGACCGCGCCGTCTGGCGCTGGCGCAACAGTCTGGAGGACGGCGCGGCCGAGATCGTGCTGGCCTTTTCGAAGGATGCGGAAAGCCTTGGCGATCCGAAACTGTGGGCCGAGGTCCGGGGTCAGCTGGCGCGGTTCTTCCTGCGGCAGGGCGATCCGCGGCTGGCTTACAAGATCGCGGCGCGGCACCGGCTGCCCTCGGACGATGCGGATTGGGGCGATCTGGAATGGCTGGCCGGGTTCGCGGCGCTGAAGCTGGGCGATGCGCCCACGGCGCTGGAGCATTTCGAGGCGCTGGAGGCCGGGGTCAGCACGCCGATTTCGAAATCCCGCGCCGCCTATTGGCGCGGTCGGGCGCTGGAGGTGATCGGCCGGGTGGCCGAGGCCGATCAGGCCTGGGTCGAAGGCGCGCAGTGGCAGACTGCCTATTACGGGCTGCTCTGCGCGGAACGGATCGGCGCGCCGCTGGATCCGGCTTTCGCCACCCCGCCCGCGCTGCCCGACTGGAAAGCCGCGCCCTTCGTGAGTGATCCGGTGTTTCAGGCGGCGCAACTTCTGCAGACGGCGGGGGCGCGGGATCTGGCCGAGCGCTTCCTGCTGCATCTGGAAGAACGCCTGCCGCCCGAGCAGATTGCGCCCTTGGCCCGGCTGGCGGAGGAGTGGCACAATGCGCATCTGATGCTGCTTCTGGCCAAGCGCGCGGCGAACGAGGGGGTGGTGCTGACGCGGGCCTATTACCCGTTGCCGGAGCTGAACCCCGCGGGATTGGTGGTGCCCGAGGAACTGGCGCTGTCGATCGCGCGGCGGGAAAGCGAATTCGACCCGGCGGTGATCAGCCCGGTCGGCGCGCGCGGCATGATGCAGCTGATGCCCGAGACCGCGAAGATGATGGCGAAGAAGCTGGGCGAGCCTTACGAATTGCGGCGGCTGACCTCGGACCCGTCTTACAACGTGCGGCTGGGCAGCGAATATCTGGCGAAGCTGCAGGAGGAATTCGGCACCTCTCCGGTGCTGGTGGCGGCGGGCTACAATGCCGGTCCGGGGCGGCCGCGGCGCTGGATCAGCGAGCGCGGCGATCCGCGCCAGCCCGCGGTCGATGTGGTGGAATGGGTGGAGATGATCCCCTTCACCGAGACCCGGACCTATGTGATGCGGGTGGCGGAAAGCCTGCCCGTCTATCGCGCGCGGCTGGGGCGGCCGGATGCCGGGGCGGTCCGGTTCACCGACGAATTGCGCGGCAACTGGTGA
- a CDS encoding DMT family transporter, whose protein sequence is MRATQNIGRGIWLMVAVTIIFAIQDGISRHLSGAYNVYMVVTIRYWFFALFTLAVAARSAGGLRAALSTQQPLLQTIRALLLVFEIVIVIQAFVRLGLIETHAVFAAYPLLVAALSGPVLGETVGWRRWTAIGIGFAGILIILQPGYGVFRPEAVIPLLGAFLFALYSLLTRFAARKDAASVSFYWTGLIGALAMTPLGLIFWQPMIATDWLWMGALCLTAVTAHFLLIQAYEIAEASAIQPFAYLQLVWVSGIGIWAFGDILRPNVALGAAVVVCAGLFTLWRARARAETP, encoded by the coding sequence ATGAGAGCCACGCAGAACATCGGCCGCGGCATCTGGCTGATGGTGGCGGTCACGATCATCTTCGCCATTCAGGACGGGATCTCCCGCCATCTCTCGGGCGCTTACAACGTCTATATGGTGGTGACGATCCGCTACTGGTTCTTCGCGCTTTTCACCCTTGCCGTGGCCGCTCGGTCCGCGGGGGGCTTGCGCGCGGCGCTTTCGACGCAACAGCCGCTCCTGCAGACGATCCGCGCCCTGCTTCTGGTCTTCGAGATCGTGATCGTCATTCAGGCCTTCGTCCGGCTCGGCCTGATCGAGACCCATGCGGTCTTTGCCGCCTATCCGCTTCTGGTCGCGGCGCTCTCGGGCCCGGTTCTGGGCGAGACCGTCGGCTGGCGGCGCTGGACCGCGATCGGCATCGGCTTTGCGGGCATCCTGATCATCCTGCAACCGGGCTACGGCGTCTTCCGCCCCGAGGCGGTGATCCCGCTTCTTGGCGCCTTCCTCTTCGCGCTTTACTCGCTGCTCACCCGCTTTGCCGCGCGCAAGGATGCGGCCTCGGTGTCGTTCTACTGGACGGGTCTGATCGGCGCGCTGGCGATGACACCGCTTGGCCTGATCTTCTGGCAACCGATGATCGCGACCGACTGGCTCTGGATGGGGGCTTTGTGCCTGACCGCGGTCACCGCGCATTTCCTGCTGATCCAGGCCTATGAGATCGCCGAGGCCTCGGCGATCCAGCCCTTTGCCTATCTGCAACTGGTCTGGGTCTCGGGCATCGGCATCTGGGCCTTTGGCGACATCCTGCGCCCCAATGTCGCCCTTGGCGCCGCGGTCGTCGTCTGCGCGGGGCTCTTCACGCTCTGGCGCGCGCGGGCCCGGGCCGAAACGCCCTGA
- the mnmD gene encoding tRNA (5-methylaminomethyl-2-thiouridine)(34)-methyltransferase MnmD codes for MTSPDQSPAALAWRDGSTPVSTRFDDPYFSLAGGLAETRHVFLAGNDLPLRLHPGFHVAELGFGTGLNLLALALSTDQPIRFTSFEAFPMSAAEMARAHTAFPEIEPVAEPLVAAMQHGRTQFSLRSISVTLILGDVRETLPVWDEKADAWFLDGFSPAKNPEMWGEDLMAEVGRHTAPGGTFATYTAAGFVRRGLAAAGFTVTRAPGHAGKRHMSRGAKA; via the coding sequence ATGACCTCCCCAGACCAGAGCCCGGCCGCGCTTGCGTGGCGCGACGGATCGACGCCCGTTTCGACCCGCTTCGACGACCCCTATTTCAGCCTGGCCGGAGGGCTGGCCGAAACCCGGCATGTGTTTCTGGCGGGCAACGACCTGCCCCTGCGCCTGCACCCCGGCTTTCACGTCGCGGAACTGGGCTTTGGCACCGGGCTGAACCTGCTGGCGCTGGCGCTTTCGACCGATCAGCCGATCCGCTTCACCAGCTTCGAGGCCTTCCCGATGTCGGCCGCAGAAATGGCCCGCGCCCATACCGCCTTTCCCGAAATCGAACCCGTTGCCGAACCGCTTGTTGCTGCAATGCAGCATGGGCGGACACAGTTTTCGCTGCGCAGCATTTCCGTCACGCTGATCCTCGGCGATGTGCGCGAAACCCTGCCAGTTTGGGACGAAAAGGCCGATGCCTGGTTCCTGGACGGCTTTTCGCCCGCAAAAAACCCCGAGATGTGGGGCGAAGATCTGATGGCCGAGGTCGGGCGCCACACCGCGCCCGGCGGCACCTTCGCCACTTATACCGCCGCGGGCTTCGTGCGCCGCGGTCTTGCGGCGGCGGGCTTCACCGTCACCCGCGCCCCCGGCCATGCTGGCAAACGCCACATGAGCCGCGGAGCGAAAGCATGA
- a CDS encoding NAD(P)/FAD-dependent oxidoreductase, translating into MARADRVTVRGGGVFGLACAYELARRGAKVRLIERERIGAGSSGGTVGMLSPHVPDQWNPKKQFQFDSLVMSEAFWAGVKAVGGKDAGFARIGRLQPLADQAAVTLAELRARDAAANWGADYLWRIAPVNEFGAFAPVTPTGLVIHDTLSGRASPRGAAAALAAAIEALGGEIVFGDAPDEGIVLHATGLAGLVELSEAFGKEVGNGVKGQSAILKLDPGPVPQIFADGVLVVPHANGTVGVGSTAERSYTDPTATDDQLDAVLERARALVPALAGAEVIERWANVRPRSVSRSPMLGAWPGREGHFIVNGGFKIGFGMAPKVAQVMADLVLDGVDAIPAGFRVEDNL; encoded by the coding sequence ATGGCAAGAGCAGATCGGGTGACGGTGCGCGGCGGCGGGGTTTTCGGTCTGGCCTGCGCCTATGAGCTGGCGCGGCGCGGCGCAAAGGTGCGGCTGATCGAGCGGGAGCGGATCGGCGCGGGGTCCTCGGGCGGGACCGTGGGCATGCTTTCGCCGCATGTGCCCGATCAGTGGAACCCGAAGAAGCAGTTCCAGTTCGACAGTCTGGTGATGTCGGAGGCGTTCTGGGCGGGCGTGAAGGCGGTCGGCGGCAAGGACGCGGGCTTTGCGCGGATCGGGCGGTTGCAACCGCTCGCCGATCAGGCGGCGGTGACCCTGGCCGAGCTGCGGGCCAGGGATGCGGCGGCGAACTGGGGCGCGGATTATCTGTGGCGCATTGCCCCGGTGAACGAATTCGGCGCCTTTGCGCCGGTGACGCCGACGGGGCTGGTCATTCACGACACGCTCTCGGGTCGGGCTTCGCCGCGCGGCGCGGCGGCGGCTTTGGCCGCGGCGATCGAGGCTTTGGGCGGCGAGATCGTTTTCGGGGATGCGCCCGACGAGGGCATCGTGCTGCATGCGACCGGGCTTGCGGGGCTTGTTGAATTGTCCGAGGCCTTCGGCAAGGAGGTCGGCAATGGCGTCAAGGGGCAGTCGGCGATCCTGAAGCTCGATCCCGGCCCGGTGCCGCAGATCTTTGCCGATGGCGTGCTGGTGGTGCCGCATGCGAATGGCACCGTCGGCGTCGGCTCGACCGCCGAGCGGAGTTACACCGACCCGACCGCGACCGATGATCAGCTCGACGCCGTGCTGGAACGTGCCCGGGCTTTGGTGCCTGCGCTGGCGGGCGCCGAGGTGATCGAGCGCTGGGCGAATGTGCGGCCGCGCTCGGTTTCGCGCTCGCCGATGCTCGGGGCCTGGCCGGGGCGCGAGGGGCATTTCATCGTCAATGGCGGCTTCAAGATCGGCTTCGGCATGGCGCCCAAGGTGGCGCAGGTGATGGCCGATCTGGTGCTGGACGGGGTCGATGCGATCCCGGCGGGGTTCCGGGTCGAGGACAACCTGTAA
- a CDS encoding glutamate--cysteine ligase, translating into MSIPQQGGGPIEDFAQLAEYLASGEKPKSDWRIGTEHEKFGYCKDVLKPLPYDGPRSIRAMLEGLQQVFGWEPVLEGGNIIGLTRKGANVSLEPGGQLELSGAPLETLHQTCEEVNEHLTEVHRIADRIGAKFIGLGAAPEWTAEEMPMMPKGRYRLMNSYMDSVGTMGKTMMYRTCTVQVNLDFSSEADMVKKMRVALALQPVATALFANSPFLDGKPNGMKSWRANIWQNLDPARTGMLPFFFEEGMGYERYVDYVLDVPMYFVYRDGQYINALGQSFRDFLKGELPALPGEKPTLSDWADHLTTVFPEARVKKYIEMRGADGGPWRRLCALPAFWVGLMYDQSALDAAWDLVKHWDAETRDGLRVAAAKHALQAEAGGVKMHDLAREVVAISKTGLAARKIPGAGGLIPDETYFLNALEESIDTGRVPADELLEKYHGAWKGDLSRIYGEYSY; encoded by the coding sequence ATGTCCATTCCCCAGCAGGGCGGCGGCCCGATCGAAGATTTTGCCCAGTTGGCCGAATACCTGGCCTCGGGCGAGAAGCCGAAAAGCGACTGGCGCATCGGCACCGAGCACGAGAAATTCGGCTATTGCAAGGATGTGCTGAAGCCCCTGCCCTATGACGGGCCGCGCTCGATCCGGGCGATGCTGGAGGGGCTGCAGCAGGTCTTCGGCTGGGAACCCGTGCTCGAGGGCGGCAACATCATCGGCCTGACCCGCAAGGGCGCCAATGTCAGCCTGGAACCGGGCGGGCAGCTGGAACTGTCGGGCGCGCCTTTGGAAACCCTGCACCAGACCTGCGAGGAAGTGAACGAACATCTGACCGAGGTGCACCGGATCGCCGACCGCATCGGGGCGAAGTTCATCGGCCTTGGGGCGGCGCCGGAATGGACGGCCGAGGAAATGCCGATGATGCCGAAGGGGCGCTATCGGCTGATGAACAGCTACATGGATTCTGTCGGCACCATGGGCAAGACGATGATGTATCGGACCTGCACCGTGCAGGTGAACCTCGACTTTTCGTCCGAGGCCGACATGGTGAAAAAGATGCGGGTGGCGCTGGCGCTGCAGCCGGTGGCGACCGCGCTTTTCGCGAATTCGCCCTTCCTTGACGGCAAGCCGAACGGGATGAAATCCTGGCGCGCGAACATCTGGCAGAACCTCGATCCGGCCCGGACCGGCATGCTGCCCTTCTTCTTCGAAGAGGGCATGGGCTATGAACGCTACGTCGATTACGTCCTCGATGTGCCGATGTATTTCGTCTACCGCGACGGGCAGTACATCAACGCTTTGGGGCAAAGCTTCCGCGATTTTCTGAAGGGCGAACTGCCCGCCCTGCCCGGCGAGAAACCCACCCTGTCCGACTGGGCCGACCATCTGACCACCGTCTTCCCCGAAGCCCGGGTGAAGAAATACATCGAGATGCGCGGCGCCGATGGCGGCCCGTGGCGGCGCCTGTGCGCCCTGCCCGCCTTCTGGGTGGGTCTGATGTATGACCAGTCGGCGCTTGATGCCGCATGGGATCTGGTGAAGCATTGGGACGCCGAGACCCGCGACGGGCTGCGCGTCGCCGCCGCCAAACACGCCCTGCAGGCCGAGGCGGGCGGCGTGAAGATGCATGATCTGGCCCGCGAGGTGGTGGCGATCTCGAAGACCGGCCTTGCCGCGCGCAAGATCCCCGGCGCGGGCGGGCTGATCCCGGACGAGACCTATTTCCTCAACGCGCTGGAAGAAAGCATCGACACCGGCCGCGTTCCCGCCGATGAGCTTCTGGAAAAATACCACGGCGCCTGGAAGGGCGACCTGTCCCGCATCTACGGCGAATACAGCTACTGA
- a CDS encoding 16S rRNA (uracil(1498)-N(3))-methyltransferase, which translates to MERAKIRLCVTHPLGPGQAVPLSPDQANYLFAVMRLGPGDRVALFNGRDGEWTAEVVEGSKRGGTLACLGLAAPQLNPPDLWLLFAPIKKERTDFIVEKAAELGCAKILPVQTEFTNAARIKQDRLQAHALEAAEQCLGTYVPEVSDLQPLQKVLKSWNPARRILWGDESLVGPAQTLAGLAPGPWAILVGPEGGFSETERHQLRALPFVTPVSLGPRILRADTAACAAITLWQSSLGDWR; encoded by the coding sequence ATGGAACGCGCCAAGATACGACTCTGTGTTACTCACCCGCTCGGGCCGGGGCAAGCCGTGCCCCTGAGCCCGGATCAGGCGAATTATCTCTTTGCGGTGATGCGGCTGGGTCCGGGGGACCGGGTTGCGCTCTTCAACGGGCGGGACGGCGAATGGACCGCCGAGGTGGTCGAGGGGTCGAAACGCGGCGGCACGCTCGCCTGTCTGGGCCTCGCCGCGCCGCAGCTGAACCCGCCCGATCTTTGGCTTCTGTTCGCGCCGATCAAGAAGGAACGCACCGATTTCATCGTCGAAAAGGCGGCGGAGCTGGGCTGTGCGAAAATCCTTCCGGTGCAAACCGAGTTTACAAATGCCGCGCGGATCAAACAGGACCGGCTGCAGGCCCATGCGCTGGAAGCGGCCGAGCAATGCTTGGGAACTTATGTCCCCGAAGTCAGTGACTTGCAGCCTTTGCAGAAAGTTCTGAAATCCTGGAACCCGGCGCGGCGCATTCTTTGGGGCGATGAATCGCTGGTGGGCCCCGCGCAGACGCTCGCCGGTCTTGCCCCCGGCCCCTGGGCGATTCTGGTCGGCCCCGAGGGCGGCTTTTCCGAAACCGAGCGGCACCAGCTGCGGGCCCTGCCCTTCGTCACGCCGGTGTCACTTGGCCCGCGCATCCTGCGCGCCGATACCGCCGCCTGCGCGGCGATCACGCTCTGGCAATCCTCTCTGGGGGACTGGCGGTGA
- the ubiA gene encoding 4-hydroxybenzoate octaprenyltransferase, whose amino-acid sequence MTGKTEMPEAQVTGQVADAYRGNWVDHTAPAFSRPYLRLSRADRPIGTWLLLLPCWWSIALAAATDSLRPFDLWLALGCGLGAFLMRGAGCTWNDITDRDFDGKVARTRSRPIPSGQVSVKQAVGWMVAQTALAAAILFTFNWAAIGMGVLALVPVAVYPFAKRFTWWPQAFLGIAFNWGALLGWVAHKGSLGLAPVLLYAAGIIWTLFYDTIYAHQDKEDDALIGVKSTARLFGANTHRWLTLFLILTVVLMTAAVLLALVPLSNPAVLALGLCAPWAMGWHMLWQMRRLDIDNPDTCLWLFRKSRDTGLWAALFLAGAAIL is encoded by the coding sequence ATGACCGGCAAAACCGAAATGCCAGAGGCTCAGGTGACGGGACAGGTGGCCGACGCCTATCGCGGCAACTGGGTGGACCATACCGCCCCCGCTTTCAGCCGCCCCTATCTGCGGCTCTCGCGTGCCGACCGGCCGATCGGAACCTGGCTTTTGCTCTTGCCCTGCTGGTGGTCGATTGCGCTCGCCGCCGCGACCGACAGCCTGCGCCCCTTCGATCTGTGGCTGGCGCTGGGCTGCGGGCTTGGCGCCTTTCTGATGCGCGGCGCGGGTTGCACCTGGAACGACATCACCGACCGCGATTTCGACGGCAAGGTGGCGCGGACGCGGTCACGCCCGATTCCCTCCGGTCAGGTGAGCGTGAAACAGGCGGTGGGCTGGATGGTGGCGCAGACGGCCTTGGCCGCGGCGATCCTGTTCACCTTCAACTGGGCGGCCATCGGCATGGGGGTTCTGGCCCTTGTCCCGGTCGCCGTCTATCCCTTTGCCAAGCGCTTCACCTGGTGGCCGCAGGCCTTTCTGGGCATCGCCTTCAACTGGGGGGCGCTGCTCGGATGGGTCGCGCACAAGGGCAGCCTCGGGCTGGCGCCGGTGCTGCTTTACGCCGCCGGGATCATCTGGACGCTGTTTTACGACACGATCTACGCGCATCAGGACAAGGAAGACGATGCGCTGATCGGGGTGAAATCGACGGCGCGGCTCTTTGGCGCCAACACCCATCGCTGGCTGACGCTGTTCTTGATCCTGACCGTCGTTCTGATGACGGCGGCGGTGCTGCTGGCGCTGGTGCCGCTTTCCAATCCCGCGGTGCTGGCGCTGGGCCTTTGCGCGCCCTGGGCGATGGGCTGGCACATGCTCTGGCAGATGCGCCGGCTGGATATCGACAACCCGGACACCTGCCTGTGGCTGTTTCGCAAAAGCCGCGACACCGGGCTTTGGGCTGCGCTGTTTCTTGCCGGCGCCGCAATCCTTTGA